From Streptomyces cyaneogriseus subsp. noncyanogenus, the proteins below share one genomic window:
- a CDS encoding SurA N-terminal domain-containing protein — MHRRRRTAFLVTAAIAAAPLLTACGNDARPGAAAVVGGQRITVAQLEDRVDEVRAAQRAAVRDDAQYAQAVARTGTLTRTTLQSMVLDRVLHRAAQDAGVTVSRKEVQQMRTGLERQVGGAQALETAWLEQYDVAPERLDDNLRLQLEAQKLAEKLGTDTSRPEFWKALSEASKKLDIDLNPRYGTWDVDKSSRADVKTPWLRDVTAAGPGQTA, encoded by the coding sequence TTGCACCGCCGCCGTCGCACCGCGTTCCTCGTCACCGCCGCGATCGCCGCGGCGCCCCTCCTGACCGCCTGCGGAAACGACGCGCGCCCCGGCGCGGCGGCCGTCGTCGGCGGCCAGCGGATCACCGTCGCCCAGCTCGAGGACCGGGTCGACGAGGTACGCGCCGCGCAGCGGGCGGCCGTACGGGACGACGCCCAGTACGCGCAGGCCGTCGCCCGGACCGGCACCCTCACCCGCACCACCCTGCAGAGCATGGTCCTCGACCGGGTCCTGCACCGCGCCGCCCAGGACGCGGGCGTCACCGTCAGCCGCAAGGAGGTCCAGCAGATGCGCACCGGCCTGGAGCGGCAGGTCGGCGGCGCCCAGGCGCTGGAGACGGCCTGGCTGGAGCAGTACGACGTCGCGCCCGAACGCCTCGACGACAACCTCCGCCTCCAGCTGGAGGCCCAGAAGCTCGCCGAGAAGCTCGGCACCGACACCAGTCGGCCGGAATTCTGGAAGGCCCTGTCGGAGGCGTCGAAGAAGCTCGACATCGACCTCAACCCCCGCTACGGCACCTGGGACGTCGACAAGAGCAGCCGCGCCGACGTGAAGACGCCGTGGCTGCGCGACGTGACCGCGGCGGGCCCCGGGCAGACGGCGTAG
- a CDS encoding serine/threonine-protein kinase, which yields MVAGRYELATLIGQGGMGQVWTAYDQRLDRRVAVKLLRPDRVAGQEADELRRRFVRECRVTAQVAHPGLVTVHDAGSEGEELFLVMQYVDGADLSDHLAEHDPYPWPWAVAVAAQLCAVLSAVHAVPIVHRDLKPRNVMVKQDGTVTVLDLGVASVMDADTTRLTHTGTPIGSPAYMAPEQAMGGAVGPYTDLYALGVLLHELLSGDVPFAGSTALGVLHRHLYEPPLPVRRIRPEVPESLETLVLRLLAKDPQHRPASAQEVYEHLEPLLPARGTPTGAPLDPTRPFLRPHAPWPDRARTPASQPAPAPPVAEKAGKPDVARAVDEVKRLLGEGRITQAVDILGAILPAAAEQHGEHSPVVRTLRKQYAATLMDDGQYRRALPELRRLADERAAEAGHADPQSLRFRHDAAQCLEQLGEPAAALAEYRALLPYYENQYMAAGDPDLAHDVRRRIGHLLLALGDRAAAHDTLARLLHDVERLHGPGHPLAAEIRRTLQWLGQVRG from the coding sequence ATCGTCGCCGGGCGGTACGAGCTGGCGACGCTCATCGGCCAGGGCGGCATGGGCCAGGTCTGGACCGCGTACGACCAGCGGCTCGACCGGCGCGTGGCGGTGAAGCTGCTGCGCCCCGACCGGGTGGCCGGCCAGGAGGCGGACGAGCTGCGCCGCCGCTTCGTGCGCGAGTGCCGGGTCACCGCGCAGGTCGCCCACCCCGGCCTGGTCACGGTGCACGACGCGGGCAGCGAGGGCGAGGAGCTGTTCCTCGTCATGCAGTACGTCGACGGCGCCGACCTCTCCGACCACCTCGCCGAGCACGACCCCTACCCCTGGCCGTGGGCGGTCGCGGTCGCCGCGCAGCTGTGCGCCGTGCTGAGCGCCGTGCACGCCGTGCCGATCGTCCACCGCGACCTCAAGCCGCGCAATGTGATGGTGAAACAGGACGGCACGGTGACCGTCCTCGACCTCGGCGTCGCCTCCGTGATGGACGCGGACACCACCCGCCTCACCCACACCGGCACCCCCATCGGCTCGCCCGCCTACATGGCCCCCGAGCAGGCGATGGGCGGCGCGGTCGGCCCGTACACCGACCTCTACGCGCTCGGCGTCCTGCTGCACGAACTGCTCAGCGGGGACGTGCCCTTCGCGGGCTCCACGGCGCTCGGCGTGCTGCACCGGCACCTGTACGAGCCGCCGCTGCCCGTGCGCCGCATCCGCCCCGAGGTGCCCGAGTCCCTGGAGACACTCGTCCTGCGCCTGCTCGCCAAGGACCCGCAGCACCGCCCGGCCTCGGCGCAGGAGGTGTACGAGCACCTGGAGCCGCTCCTGCCCGCGCGCGGGACCCCCACCGGGGCGCCCCTCGATCCCACCCGCCCCTTCCTGCGCCCGCACGCCCCCTGGCCGGACCGCGCCCGCACCCCCGCGTCACAGCCCGCCCCGGCCCCGCCGGTCGCCGAGAAGGCCGGGAAACCGGATGTCGCCCGGGCCGTCGACGAGGTCAAGCGCCTGCTCGGCGAGGGCCGCATCACCCAGGCCGTCGACATCCTCGGCGCGATCCTGCCCGCCGCCGCCGAACAGCACGGCGAGCACTCGCCCGTGGTGCGGACCCTGCGCAAGCAGTACGCGGCCACACTCATGGACGACGGCCAGTACCGGCGCGCGCTGCCCGAGCTGCGCCGCCTGGCCGACGAACGCGCCGCCGAGGCCGGCCACGCCGACCCGCAGTCCCTGCGCTTCCGCCACGACGCCGCCCAGTGCCTGGAGCAGCTCGGCGAACCGGCGGCGGCGCTCGCCGAGTACCGGGCGCTGCTGCCGTACTACGAGAACCAGTACATGGCCGCCGGCGACCCGGATCTCGCCCATGACGTCCGCCGCCGCATCGGCCACCTCCTGCTCGCCCTCGGCGACCGCGCCGCCGCCCACGACACGCTGGCCCGGCTCCTCCACGACGTCGAACGCCTGCACGGTCCCGGGCATCCGCTCGCGGCGGAGATCCGCCGCACGCTGCAGTGGCTGGGCCAGGTGCGCGGCTGA
- a CDS encoding N-6 DNA methylase — MQDNATEVTAAGIARLAGVGRAAVSNWRRRHPDFPKPVGGTETSPSFALADVEAWLRGHGKLAEVPLRERVWQHLAGHPAGPVTALTHAGCVLLLIHDRPTVWLEVSAGSDERLAAMLPGALEQVFTPRFGTVPRSAATRAAPVNRRRSETTADAVHTPAAPAAPTPAASADPASAPATPAGPTLSTPADPAPSAPALSIPVGPELLPSAPLLRGAAELAAELGARQTFEFLLGRHLDANPRQYTLTPAALAELMSRLAGPARTVLDPACGAGALLCAAAPGPERSGQELYAQDGAPELAALTALRLALHTRAAVHAAAGDTLRADAHPHLRADAVLCHPPFNERNWGHDELAYDPRWEYGFPARTESELAWVQHALARLADGGTAVVLMPPAAASRRSGRRIRADLLRRGALRAVVALPAGAAPPYNIPLHLWVLRRPGRAAAHPEVLLADAGRFAGEGRGGPDWQGVREAVLGAWRAYDRAGRLDERPGLARSVPVIELLDDDVDLAPARHLPPPAAAGGAEQLAGVRERLGETLRLTAELTPPPAEAAGSAPRWPLTTVGELARGGALVLRTGGNGGHARVPVLTDHDVLAGTGPSGTLPESDEEAVLTEPGDVVLPVLGGGAVARVIDEAASGAALGRNLVLLRPDPAALDAWFLAGFLRGTANNRQASSYASTATRLDVRRLHLPRLPLAEQRRYGARFRALDEFERALKHAGRLGEQLVRGMYDGLTDGSVTPG; from the coding sequence ATGCAGGACAACGCGACGGAAGTGACCGCGGCGGGGATCGCCCGGCTCGCCGGCGTCGGCCGCGCGGCCGTGAGCAACTGGCGCCGCCGCCACCCCGACTTCCCCAAACCGGTCGGCGGCACCGAGACCAGCCCGTCCTTCGCCCTGGCCGACGTGGAGGCATGGCTGCGCGGGCACGGCAAACTCGCCGAGGTCCCGCTGCGCGAACGGGTCTGGCAGCACCTCGCGGGCCATCCCGCGGGGCCGGTCACCGCGCTCACCCACGCCGGATGCGTCCTGCTGCTGATCCACGACCGCCCCACCGTCTGGCTGGAGGTGAGCGCGGGCTCCGACGAGCGGCTCGCGGCGATGCTGCCGGGCGCGCTGGAGCAGGTGTTCACACCGCGCTTCGGGACGGTCCCGCGCTCGGCGGCGACCCGCGCCGCCCCTGTGAACCGCCGGCGGTCCGAAACCACGGCTGACGCGGTTCACACCCCTGCCGCGCCCGCCGCCCCCACGCCCGCCGCCTCCGCCGACCCCGCCTCCGCGCCCGCCACCCCCGCCGGCCCCACCCTCTCCACCCCCGCGGACCCCGCCCCCTCCGCCCCCGCCCTCTCCATCCCCGTGGGCCCCGAACTCCTCCCCTCCGCCCCCCTCCTGCGCGGCGCCGCCGAGCTGGCCGCCGAGCTGGGCGCCCGCCAGACGTTCGAGTTCCTGCTGGGACGGCACCTGGACGCCAACCCCCGGCAGTACACGCTCACCCCCGCCGCCCTCGCCGAGCTGATGTCCCGCCTCGCCGGCCCCGCCCGCACCGTCCTCGACCCCGCCTGCGGTGCCGGTGCCCTGCTCTGCGCGGCCGCCCCCGGCCCCGAGCGGTCCGGCCAGGAGCTGTACGCCCAGGACGGCGCCCCCGAGCTCGCCGCGCTCACCGCCCTCCGGCTCGCCCTGCACACCCGCGCCGCCGTCCACGCCGCCGCCGGCGACACCCTGCGCGCCGACGCCCACCCGCACCTGCGCGCCGACGCCGTCCTGTGCCACCCGCCCTTCAACGAGCGCAACTGGGGGCACGACGAACTCGCCTACGACCCCCGCTGGGAGTACGGCTTCCCGGCCCGCACGGAGTCCGAGCTGGCCTGGGTGCAGCACGCGCTGGCGCGCCTCGCGGACGGCGGCACGGCGGTCGTGCTCATGCCCCCCGCCGCCGCCTCCCGCCGCTCCGGCCGCCGGATCCGCGCCGACCTGCTGCGCCGGGGCGCGCTGCGCGCCGTCGTCGCCCTGCCGGCCGGTGCGGCACCGCCGTACAACATCCCCCTCCACCTGTGGGTGCTGCGCCGGCCGGGCAGGGCGGCCGCGCACCCGGAGGTGCTGCTCGCCGACGCGGGCCGGTTCGCCGGGGAGGGCCGCGGCGGCCCGGACTGGCAGGGCGTGCGGGAGGCGGTGCTCGGCGCCTGGCGGGCCTACGACCGGGCCGGCCGCCTGGACGAACGGCCGGGCCTGGCCCGCTCCGTGCCCGTGATCGAGCTGCTCGACGACGACGTCGACCTGGCCCCCGCCCGCCATCTGCCGCCCCCGGCGGCGGCCGGCGGCGCCGAGCAGCTCGCCGGGGTGCGCGAGCGCCTCGGCGAGACCCTGCGGCTGACCGCCGAGCTGACCCCGCCGCCGGCCGAGGCCGCCGGGTCCGCGCCCCGCTGGCCGCTGACCACCGTCGGCGAACTCGCCCGCGGCGGCGCCCTGGTGCTGCGCACCGGCGGAAACGGCGGCCACGCGCGCGTGCCGGTCCTCACCGACCACGACGTCCTCGCCGGAACAGGCCCCTCCGGCACCCTGCCCGAGAGCGACGAGGAGGCGGTGCTCACCGAGCCCGGTGACGTCGTCCTGCCGGTGCTCGGCGGCGGCGCGGTGGCGCGCGTGATCGACGAGGCGGCGAGCGGCGCCGCGCTGGGCCGCAACCTCGTCCTGCTGCGCCCCGACCCCGCCGCCCTCGACGCCTGGTTCCTCGCCGGCTTCCTGCGCGGCACCGCCAACAACCGCCAGGCCAGCAGCTACGCGTCCACCGCCACCCGCCTCGACGTGCGCCGCCTGCACCTGCCCCGGCTGCCGCTCGCCGAACAGCGCCGCTACGGCGCCCGGTTCCGCGCCCTGGACGAGTTCGAACGGGCGCTCAAGCACGCGGGCCGCCTCGGGGAACAGCTGGTACGGGGCATGTACGACGGCCTCACCGACGGCTCGGTGACACCCGGCTGA
- a CDS encoding HNH endonuclease family protein gives MRWRRGGAVTAVAVALLAVAGCTEGTTGDGGPEGTARAGTALAAVDSLTVKGRAPRTGYDRDKFGTPWADTDANRCDTRDDILRRDLEDVEFSDGRCKVASGVLEPDPYTGRRIAFTRGRSRVDIDHVVALSDAWQKGAGQWDAAKRIALANDPLNLLAVDASTNRAKGDGDTATWLPPDKSYRCPYVAAQVAVKKKYGLWVTAAEKAAMKRVLTRCPDQPLPTGGNPTRAPGRFHAD, from the coding sequence GTGAGGTGGCGTAGGGGTGGGGCGGTGACCGCCGTGGCGGTGGCGCTGCTGGCGGTGGCCGGATGCACGGAGGGGACCACGGGCGACGGCGGACCGGAGGGCACCGCGCGGGCGGGGACGGCCCTGGCGGCCGTCGACTCGCTCACCGTGAAGGGGCGCGCCCCCAGGACCGGGTACGACCGTGACAAGTTCGGCACACCGTGGGCCGACACCGACGCCAACCGGTGTGACACCCGTGACGACATCCTCCGACGCGATCTGGAGGACGTGGAGTTCAGCGACGGCCGCTGCAAGGTGGCCTCCGGGGTGCTGGAGCCCGACCCGTACACCGGCCGCCGGATCGCCTTCACCCGGGGGCGCAGCCGGGTGGACATCGACCACGTCGTCGCCCTGTCCGACGCGTGGCAGAAGGGTGCCGGGCAGTGGGACGCCGCCAAGCGGATCGCCCTGGCCAACGACCCGCTCAACCTGCTGGCCGTCGACGCGAGCACCAACCGTGCCAAGGGCGACGGCGACACCGCGACCTGGCTGCCGCCCGACAAGAGCTACCGCTGCCCGTACGTCGCCGCCCAGGTCGCGGTGAAGAAGAAGTACGGGCTGTGGGTCACCGCCGCCGAGAAGGCCGCCATGAAGAGGGTGCTCACCCGCTGCCCGGACCAGCCGCTCCCCACGGGCGGCAACCCGACCCGGGCCCCCGGGCGGTTCCACGCGGACTGA
- a CDS encoding antitoxin, whose product MGIFDKLKNKMSPDKTKGMSDAAEKQVNERTGHKYEDQVDTAQQKAEERFGVDRDRPDRP is encoded by the coding sequence ATGGGCATCTTCGACAAGCTGAAGAACAAGATGTCGCCGGACAAGACCAAGGGCATGTCCGACGCTGCGGAGAAGCAGGTCAACGAGAGGACCGGCCACAAGTACGAGGATCAGGTCGACACCGCTCAGCAGAAGGCGGAGGAGCGGTTCGGCGTGGACCGCGACCGGCCCGACCGGCCATAG